The Methanocella sp. genomic sequence CATTATGACTCGAGAAACGCTGCTCGACCAGGCCATCCGCGTCCTGCAAAAGGCCGAGTTCATCATCTCCGAGAAGTGCGACATCCGGCCCAGGAGCTTCGACGTCGGAGCCCGGAGGGGAAAAACGTTCCTCCTTATCAAGGTGCTCTCCAACATCGAGGGGCTCGGGGAGGATACATCGCGGGAGATGCGGAGGCTGGCGGTGCTCTTCAATGGCACGCCCATCGTGATTGGCGAGCACACGAACGACCATCCGCTGGAAGACGGGGCGGTATACCTGCGCTACGGCATACCCTGCGTCGACATCGAGACCTTCAAGGACAACTTCCTCGAAGGGGTGCCGCCCCTAGTGTACGCCGCGCCCGGGGGCCTTTACGTCGAGATCGACGGGGAGACGCTTAAAGCCGTCCGGGAGGAAAAGAACATTTCCCTGGGCGAATTAGCAAAACACCTGGCCGTATCCCGGCGGGCCATCAGCAAGTACGAGAACGGGATGAACGCGACGATCGATATCGCGCTCAAGCTCGAGGAGATCCTGGATACGCCCCTGGCCCGGCCCATCAACATGATGGTGCGCTTCGAGAAGCCCGAAGAGGACGAGAAGGACGACATGGCCAACGCGAGCGAGCTGGAGAAGGAGGCGCTGGGCACGATGAAGGACATCGGGTTCGACGTCTTCCGGACCACGAAGGCGCCCTTCAACGCCCTGTCCAGGGACGAGGATAA encodes the following:
- a CDS encoding transcriptional regulator, translating into IMTRETLLDQAIRVLQKAEFIISEKCDIRPRSFDVGARRGKTFLLIKVLSNIEGLGEDTSREMRRLAVLFNGTPIVIGEHTNDHPLEDGAVYLRYGIPCVDIETFKDNFLEGVPPLVYAAPGGLYVEIDGETLKAVREEKNISLGELAKHLAVSRRAISKYENGMNATIDIALKLEEILDTPLARPINMMVRFEKPEEDEKDDMANASELEKEALGTMKDIGFDVFRTTKAPFNALSRDEDNKVLTGVSDFSEAVIKRAKFMSSLADVADTYSVFIVKKMSKSRNIGNTVLVRHEDLKALDDSDDLLTMLLKKHAKTGNN